One stretch of Carassius carassius chromosome 18, fCarCar2.1, whole genome shotgun sequence DNA includes these proteins:
- the LOC132092110 gene encoding crooked neck-like protein 1, with translation MASTAAGKQRIPKVAKVKNKAPAEVQITAEQLLREAKERELELLPPPPKQKITDAEELNDYKLKKRKGFEDNIRKNRTVISNWIKYAQWEESLKEVQRARSIYERALDVDHRNITLWLKYAEMEMKNRQVNHARNIWDRAITILPRVNQFWYKYTYMEEMLGNIAGCRQVFERWMEWEPEEQAWHSYINFELRYKEVDKSRSIYENFVMVHPEVKNWIKYAHFEEKHGYIARARKVFERAVEFYGEEHVNENLYVAFSRFEEKQKEFERVRIIYKYALDRVPKQQAQELFKNYTVFEKRFGDRRGIEDVIVSKRRFQYEEEVKASPHNYDAWFDYLRLVESDTDADTVREVYERAIANTPPIQEKRHWRRYIYLWINYALYEELEVKDPERTRQVYQACLELIPHKKFTFAKIWLLYAQFEIRQKNLQNARRGLGTAIGKCPKNKLFKGYIELELQLREFDRCRKLYEKYLEFSPENCTTWIKFAELETILGDTERARAIFELAIGQPRLDMPEVLWKSYIDFEIEQEEYENTRGLYKRLLQRTQHVKVWISFGQFELSIDSDDRIQRCRQIFEEANKSMQGCEEKEERLMLLESWRDFEDEFGSLANKERVQKLLPEKVKKRRKITAEDGSDAGWEEYYDYIFPEDAANQPNLKLLAMAKMWKKQQQQEDEDEEEQEEEEEQQVPQGKEAQENSEPIEQGSAAHREEPGKEYDDRDDESSSSDSESDGEDDKDKTEETKADTEKL, from the exons ATGGCGTCCACTGCGGCGGGTAAACAGAGAATTCCGAAAGTGGCGAAg GTGAAGAATAAAGCCCCAGCAGAGGTGCAGATCACCGCGGAGCAGCTGCTCAGagaggcgaaggagagagagctcGAGCTGCTGCCTCCTCCACCCAAACAGAAAATCACTGATGCAGAAGAGCTCAACGACTACAAACTGAAGAAGAGGAAG GGGTTTGAAGACAACATCAGGAAGAACAGAACTGTAATCAGCAACTGGATCAAGTACGCACAATGGGAGGAGAGCCTGAAGGAGGTCCAGAG AGCTCGCTCTATCTACGAGCGTGCGCTTGACGTGGATCACCGCAACATCACGCTGTGGCTGAAGTATGCAGAGATGGAGATGAAGAACCGGCAGGTGAATCACGCTCGCAACATCTGGGACCGAGCCATCACCATCCTGCCCCGTGTCAATCAGTTCTG GTACAAGTACACCTATATGGAGGAGATGCTGGGGAACATTGCTGGCTGCAGACAGGTGTTTGAGCGCTGGATGGAGTGGGAGCCGGAGGAGCAGGCCTGGCATTCGTACATCAACTTTGAGCTGCGCTATAAGGAAGTGGACAAATCCCGCAGCATCTATGAGAACT TTGTGATGGTTCATCCTGAAGTGAAGAACTGGATCAAGTACGCTCACTTCGAAGAGAAGCATGGCTACATCGCTCGTGCGAGGAAAGTGTTCGAGAGAGCTGTGGAGTTTTATGGTGAGGAGCATGTCAACGAGAACCTCTACGTGGCTTTTTCCAGATTTGAGGAGAAACAGAAAGAG TTTGAGAGAGTTCGCATCATCTATAAATACGCTTTGGACAGAGTCCCCAAGCAACAGGCCCAGGAGCTGTTTAAGAACTACACAGTGTTTGAGAAGAGATTTGGAGACAGGAGAGGAATCGAGGACGTGATCGTCAGCAAAAGGAGGTTTCAGTATGAAGAGGAAGTCAAG GCGAGCCCACACAATTATGATGCCTGGTTTGATTACCTGCGGCTGGTGGAGAGTGACACCGATGCAGACACGGTTAGAGAAGTGTACGAGAGAGCGATAGCCAACACACCCCCCATCCAAGAGAAGAGACACTGGAGACGCTACATCTACCTGTGGATTAACTACGCTCTCTATGAGGAGCTGGAGGTCAAG GACCCTGAGAGAACGAGGCAGGTGTACCAGGCATGTCTGGAGCTTATACCACACAAAAAG TTTACGTTTGCCAAGATTTGGCTCTTATATGCGCAATTTGAAATCCGACAAAAAAACCTCCAGAATGCTAGACGTGGCCTG GGCACAGCTATTGGAAAGTGTCCCAAAAACAAACTGTTCAAAGGCTACATCGAGCTGGAGCTACAGCTGAGAGAGTTTGACCGCTGCAGGAAGCTCTACGAGAAGTATCTGGAGTTCAGTCCAGAAAACTGCACCACCTGGATCAAGTTCGCCGAGCTGGAGACCATCCTGGGAGACACTGAACGGGCCAGAGCCATTTTTGAACTGGCCATTGGACAACCACGACTCGACATGCCAGAG GTGCTGTGGAAGTCATACATTGATTTTGAGATTGAGCAAGAAGAGTACGAGAACACACGAGGACTTTATAAGAGACTGTTACAGCGTACCCAACATGTCAAA GTCTGGATCAGCTTTGGCCAGTTTGAGCTGTCCATCGACAGTGACGACCGCATTCAGAGATGCAGACAGATCTTTGAGGAAGCCAATAAGAGTATGCAGGGCTGTGAGGAGAAAGAGGAACGTCTGATGCTCTTGGAGTCCTGGAGAGACTTTGAGGACGAGTTCGGATCGCTTGCCAACAAGGAGAGAGTCCAGAAACTCCTGCCGGAGAAGGTGAAGAAAAGGAGGAAGATCACAGCAGAGGACGGG TCGGATGCAGGCTGGGAAGAATATTATGACTACATCTTCCCTGAGGACGCGGCCAACCAGCCCAACCTCAAACTGCTGGCAATGGCCAAGATGTGgaagaaacagcagcagcaggaggatgaggatgaagaagagcaggaagaagaagaagaacaacagGTTCCACAAGGAAAGGAAGCACAAGAGAATTCAGAACCAATTGAGCAGGGATCTGCGGCCCACAGAGAAGAGCCTGGAAAAGAGTATGACGATCGTGACGATGAGAGCAGCAGCAGTGACAGCGAGAGTGATGGTGAAGATGACAAAGACAAGACGGAAGAAACAAAAGCAGACACAGAAAAACTCTGA
- the LOC132092109 gene encoding N-alpha-acetyltransferase 20, with product MTTLRAYTCDDLFKFNNINLDPLTETYGIPFYLQYLAHWPEYFIVAEAPGGELMGYIMGKAEGSVAREEWHGHVTALSVAPEFRRLGLAAKLMEMLEEISERKGGFFVDLFVRVSNQVAVNMYKQLGYSVYRTVIEYYSASNGEPDEDAYDMRKALSRDTEKKSIIPLPHPVRPEDIE from the exons ATGACAACATTACGAGCTTACACGTGCGATGATCTGTTTAAATTCAACAATAT TAATCTGGATCCCTTGACAGAAACT TATGGAATTCCTTTCTATCTTCAGTATTTGGCTCATTGGCCAGAGTATTTCATAGTAGCAGAGGCTCCAGGCGGTGAACTGATGGGCTACA TCATGGGAAAGGCAGAGGGGTCCGTCGCTAGAGAGGAGTGGCACGGGCACGTCACCGCTCTCTCTGTGGCCCCCGAGTTCAGACGACTGGGTCTGGCTGCCAAACTCATGGAGATGTTAGAGGAGATCTCAGAAAG GAAGGGTGGATTCTTTGTGGATCTCTTTGTGCGAGTTTCCAATCAAGTTGCTGTGAATATGTACAAACAGCTCGGCTACAGCGTGTACCGAACCGTTATAGAGTATTACTCCGCCAGTAACGGTGAACCTGATGAAGATGCATATG ATATGAGAAAAGCTTTATCCAGAGACACAGAGAAGAAATCCATAATCCCGCTTCCACACCCCGTCCGACCAGAAGATATTGAATAA